A portion of the Malania oleifera isolate guangnan ecotype guangnan chromosome 3, ASM2987363v1, whole genome shotgun sequence genome contains these proteins:
- the LOC131150715 gene encoding small ribosomal subunit protein uS19x, producing MADVETDVAATAGLPKKRTFKKFSFRGVDLDALLDMSTDELVKLYSARARRRFQRGLKRKPMALIKKLRKAKREAPPGEKPEAVRTHLRNMIIVPEMIGSIIGVYNGKTFNQVEIKPEMIGHYLAEFSISYKPVKHGRPGIGATHSSRFIPLK from the exons ATG GCGGATGTGGAAACCGACGTTGCGGCGACGGCGGGGCTGCCGAAAAAGAGGACGTTCAAGAAGTTCAGCTTCAGAGGCGTTGATTTGGATGCTCTTCTGGACATGTCAACCGATGAGCTCGTGAAGCTCTACAGCGCTCGAGCTCGCAGAAG GTTTCAGAGGGGTCTGAAGCGAAAGCCGATGGCATTGATCAAGAAACTGCGCAAGGCG AAACGCGAGGCTCCACCTGGTGAGAAACCAGAAGCAGTGAGGACTCACCTGCGCAATATGATCATAGTACCCGAAATGATTGGCAGCATCATTGGAGTGTACAACGGAAAGACATTCAACCAGGTGGAAATCAAGCCTGAGATGATTGGCCATTACCTAGCTGAGTTCTCGATCTCATACAAGCCTGTCAAGCACGGGAGACCAGGTATTGGTGCCACCCACTCATCGAGGTTTATTCCTCTCAAGTGA
- the LOC131150716 gene encoding transcription factor bHLH92, with the protein MVDQFFEEDLQRRMVGLEAALPVNRTAFERFPSHEFPRKTSQVSGSNLRNMNKRAIELLRRNWVAAMESKEPDRGRSYRHMISERNRREKQKQSYLALHSLLPHGTKNDKNSIIQTAAMEIQEMQRKREELRRRNKELEAESEEEKEGVFKIRLRVGNAASGVDSMVEVLKCVKNLGVQTTAIRSEFSTQELSATLKIETMQMEAADLENAVQRALHEAGRKLQPNFREEGEGGIRRN; encoded by the exons ATGGTTGATCAGTTCTTTGAAGAGGATTTACAGAGAAGGATGGTAGGGCTCGAGGCCGCTCTCCCCGTTAATCGAACCGCTTTCGAGAGGTTCCCAAGTCATGAATTCCCGCGGAAAACGAGTCAGGTATCGGGTTCGAATCTCAGAAACATGAACAAGAGGGCAATAGAGTTGCTGAGAAGGAACTGGGTGGCGGCGATGGAGTCAAAGGAACCGGATAGAGGGCGGAGTTACCGGCACATGATCAGCGAGCGAAACCGGAGGGAGAAGCAGAAACAGAGCTATTTAGCTCTGCATTCTCTGCTGCCCCATGGAACCAAG AATGACAAGAACTCGATTATTCAAACAGCGGCCATGGAAATTCAGGAGATGCAGAGGAAAAGAGAAGAGTTGAGGAGGAGAAACAAAGAGCTGGAGGCAGAAtcagaagaagagaaagaaggagtGTTCAAGATCAGATTAAGGGTGGGTAACGCCGCATCCGGTGTTGATTCAATGGTGGAGGTTCTGAAGTGCGTGAAGAATTTGGGAGTGCAAACCACAGCCATCCGCTCAGAGTTCTCTACGCAGGAACTCTCTGCAACACTCAAGATTGAAACCATGCAG ATGGAGGCCGCCGATTTGGAAAATGCGGTGCAGAGAGCTCTGCATGAAGCAGGGAGGAAGCTGCAGCCCAATTTCCGAGAAGAAGGAGAGGGTGGTATAcgaagaaattaa